GGACAGGTTTACTGTACCGTGTTAGCAGAGCGCGAAATTCTGCCTCCAGTTGTTCCTTCCCTTTTTCAAACCGCACTTTCTGAAAGTCAGAGCCAGTTAGAGATCAGCTTTCCTCACCATCACACCCATGGGTGATGAAGCGTAGTGGGGATCAATGTGGCCTCTTCTAGGGGAGGCTGGGACTCAGCAAGACTCCTAACACCCACTTGTATAACATGATTGAAATTTTAAGCCACTCTTGAAGTTTCTGCTACATATGTAAATGTAACCAACAACACACCCACTGCTACTCCctaaacacactcctgcaggaaAGAGAATGGGAGAGCGAACAAAGGAAGAGATACTGTACCACTGTATTTAGCTCTGGGCTGTCTGGGTTGTTGTCCTGAAAGTATTCCACGGCTTTCTGGATCTTTGCAATGCAGGCAAGGTACTCATCCAGCCGGCCACTGGGCctacaaaacacacatacacacaccttcaaAACTGCACACACCTGTGCACTGAAACGTAAGTCTAGGGCAAGATCATGAACCTACGACACTGACCCCTCCCTGATGATCTTGTCAGTATCCTTGGCAACATGGTAGTAGCTGATAACATGGTCCAGGGACAAAAGTGTTTTATCCACATTGTCCTGAAGACGCTGCAGGTTTTCCGTTTGTTTGTGCACTGGGATTATGGAGTTTTCCAGAGCCATGAGACGACTTTCAAATGAAGACAGGATAGACACCTGGCAGACAGCAAATGCATGCATCATGTGAATAGACTGCAATAACGTTTAGACTAAACTGCAAGAAGTAATTCACACATTTCCATCACCATTACTGTATTCAAAAAACAGCTGATGCACTGTGTGTTTAATTCCTTTAAAGATAAATATTGGTCTTAGATTTGTAAATGAAATTTAAAGCACTGTTTAGGCAAATAATTAGAAATAGCTAGTATAAACTGAATTGGAATGCTTGAATTACATGAATTACTGAATTTTACAATAATATGGCACCTTTCTAGATACctaaggtcactttacaatgaacacagaaagaacCATATAAATGCTTTTTAAATGGGTAAACTTGTATCTAGTGCTTGTAAAGAATGTGTGTATGAACAGTTCAACAGAAGAACAcaggtttatttatttgactGGGATGTTGTGATGGCAAAATATGACAGTCATGACTGCCCTCAAACCAGGGATTTCCAGGTGGCAAAAGAGTGACGTGACTTCCAGATAGAagagccagggttgccaacttttgacgttcgagtggcgagtgtattttgttgagcggggggggggggggggggggggtggcgaacgtaagataTCGGAAgggtgtggcgtgagagcgtgtgaaaacggtcaaccTGAATAGCCAACTCCCTACCCCACACAGTATGCCCACTGTCTCACCCACTGCTCTTTCTTTTATGGGGGTGAAGATGTCATACTGCCCTCTCCTTCAGGGGGTGACGGTGTCCATCTCATTACCCTCTTCTTTGCTATAGCTTTGTAAATATGACTAAAGGATATTGCAGCATATTCGATACAAATACAGAGTAGGGAGTGGATAAACAACATTTATCACTTACCATTCCTTTAGTAAGCTGGTCACTCTTTTCCAAATTCTCGCGAATAAATGACAGTGTTTCCTGCTCCTTTTAGCAAAAGAGGAAAACAATTAGTTCTATATGTATCGCAACAATGAATAATGTTTAATGTTGCTGACAAAAGCCCCAAGGTAACTTCAAGCCTATAAGGGCACTGACACAGAGAGCcatgtttgtaatgtgaacGAGCCATTTTCGTCGTTGGCGTCATCACACTATTGGTTCTCGGTTATATGACGAGGCCCGTACACTAGTACACTAAATACACTAAACAGCACACACAAGTACAATGACAGCTTCACTGCGACAATGTATCTTCACGTGATGAGGTAACAGCAATGATTAATTCAAGAAAGCTTGGGTCACAGCTCTGTCTCCAGATACATTAGTGTAACGTCAGTTACAGGATTTCCCGTGACATTCCTCCGTTGAGCCAAACCGACCTGTTTCAACTTCTCCTCTATCTCCCGCTTCCTCGCGGACGCATCCTCGGTTGGGATCATCCTGAGGAGCTGTGATATGTACGAACTGATTTGAACGGATAATGACAGAAGAATCTCCCTGCGGCAGTTAGATAATAGCTTACAGAGCTAGCCTTGCATTACCATTctccagaaaaaaacataaagcTCGCTAGTGAAGACAGCAACGTTAACCGCCTTTCAAAATGGTTGTTCCTTGAATACGTGACAAAATAAAAGCGTGCCGTTTTACAAGATTGGAGACGTACTGCATACTACATGTATTTTAGACCAGCTTACTGTAAATATAATCATTATTACAGGGATGTCCCAAAATAATGTTTCAGGAAGACCCAACTTTCAGCAGGAAATAGAAATAAAGCATTTTTCAGTTAGAGTCAGGAAACTACTCGTGATCTAATGAAGAAAAACTTTTATATAAAGGTTTAAGCTTTGTTCTGTTTTAAGGTTTTTAGGACTCTGAGATTGAAATAAAAAGCTCAACCTCAGCATCCCATATACGGCATATAACGATGAACTTTCTACAAAATTCATTGATACTGCAGAATTGGCACAAATAATTTTTTTCCATGAGTACTCTTTCTACTTAATATGCCAAATTCTCAAAAAagataaaataatttttaagaatatcattttatttaaaataaatgttttttttctttttcaaaggcTCCCAAAGTATAATGAAACTTTTTAATAGTTTTTGCTGTATATGAACCACTGAagatcattttattatatttattccTCATATGTATACCAAACTTTTGGATTTTAGGAAACATTTCTTATATATCATAATACCCTTCATGTCAAATGTGCTCCTCCAGTTTCATTAAATCATAGCTTGCTCCATAATCCATTTACAAGACAAATCTGTTCTGGGTCAGTCAATTACGAGGCTCATAACTGGCTCATAACTTATCCTCATAACTGGCTCGATTTAGGTTGAAGAAGGTATGCTCCTTACATCATTGGACTCCAGAGGGAAACTGAGGGACAGAACATTCAGTGACTTTAGCTATGAGATTAAGAACATTATTAACAATGACTGAAGCATTTTTAATGAAGCAAGTCAATTATCTGACCATTTTCTAGGTCCTTCATCCCATATCGCTTCTAGAGGTACAAATTTGACAGACAAACTGGAACATGCAGGTACACATTTTTTCCTAGTACTTTGACAACAGTTTCTAATCCCCTGGGTAAtttaattgttaaattgtaCTTCTAGATCTAACTTAGTAAAATGCAAATCCTTTACATACCCTCATACTTTGAAAACCTGCAAGAGTAGACTATTTACAACAACTGTGAACCAGAATCAATGAACATGTGATTCTATGATCTATGAGAAACTATTTCTGAACAATTAATCATATTTTATcaacaaaataatatttattatCAATATATCAGTCTGCAGAGGACACAAGCATAGTATAATTTAATCAAAGAGTGTCCCATTACTTTACACACAAAGAAACTGATTTTGAACCTGATCTTAATACTGTTATACTTAATCTGCAAGGAGCTCCAAAAATACTCCAAAAGCTCATTTATATACCACAAAGATTATTCAATTTCACATAGAGTTTGAGAAATGTTATATTCACAttcacaaaacaaaaatattttacataatTACATATACATAAGTATGTATGTTTTAACATATatgcaaatgtaaataaaacatcAGTAAAACACACTACATAACATGCTCTGTAGTTTTATGGAACATAAATATAAGATACAGAAAAATGTTCTGTGAAACAACAATTTCCATGCATTTCTTTTGCAATATTAATATTACAAAAGCTAAAACTGCATTAATAAACAATTATGTAATATAAAGCCCCCAAATAAACTATAATAAAATCAACAATGGGTTTTAATGAAGAGCTGTGTGAAGTCGCAGCCTTGATCACTTCAAAACACCAGACACTACAAATCTGTGTAGAACACGGACTCAATTCTCTGAGTTTGGGCTTCTGACAAATAACTTTGTTCAACTGTCCCTATGACTTATCAAAATAAGATAAAGAATTTTAAGTCCAAAATCTAAATGTAACCTTAAAGTATATCCTAGTTTTAAGTTAATAAGTTAAAAGAAATCTAAACTCCCAACAAGTGTAAGGAAGTTGCAGAGTATGTTCTATGAACACAAGTAACATGctgcaaaaaagaaaatgttcctttaacatttttcaAACACAGCATTACAAACACTGTAAAATCTTCTCATCAGATCCTCTTCATGAACCCTCCTGTTTACTCATAGCcttaataaaaaagaaacaagcAGAACAAAAATATTAGGAAAAAGTTGACAAACTAAACTAAGGTATTTGTTAATATTTAATACCAAGACTAATACCAAAATCATACTGTGTAAGTAGTTATAAGTAAGTAGTAGCTCCAAAATATATTAAGTACAATGTACTGTGACCTTGACAATAACACAGAGAAAACAGGCACGAGTGTTTTATGCCTTTAACTTAAATAGGTTACATAGGCTTAGCTAAAATAGGAATCAACAGCATTTTAGAAGAAATAAACCTACATCTTTTAACCAAGTTTTACATATCACAAAACGGACATTGTTTCATGTACAATATAAATCATAGTAAATAGGATATAATCAACTACATAAATATTAGACACATACCTGTTTGAAAAACTGCTTTCCAAAGTAGTTGGTGGCCATGTTCTTCAGGTTGGTCCTGGTGCCTACTTTACAGCGTACATACCCATATAGATTAGCCCCCTGCAGGACAACAGCCATAATCACCACCGCCTGCACAGAGCAATTGCACACATTAGCCAGTTCATCACCCCAATCTCAACATCCAACACCAATAATTACTATTGACAGGTTTTATTAAGACACCATGTTTTAATCTGAGCTCACCAGCCATTTGATCTTCAAGGAGAGGAGTGCGGAGAAGGTGAGAATGACCCAGAGGACAGGGCAGATGATCAAGCCCAGCCAGAAGATACGTGCCTCTGAATCGGATGGGAGCGAAGATGGGAGCTGCTTTACACTTCCCTGCACACAACATAGAAGCAAACCGATGTcacttacacactcatacagcatGTGGTTTGTGGGTTAGGACAAAAGTCTGAATATAGTTAGACCTCCAGCAGTAGGGCTGTATTGAAACTCGACAAGTACATGGTAAAGTTAAAAACTGTAAAGTTTTGTATcttacacaaaatacaaaaacaaagacaacacACATCCTTACCTTCCTGGACTCAAACACCCAGTGACTGTTCCCATCGTCATCCACCTGGTTCCACCAGCGCAGACCCACCAGCAGACGGCCTGTGATGTTCTAATAACAAACATAACCTATTAAAATGCATCTCAGACACAAGAAATAAAGCATACCTTACATAACCCAGGTACTAACCTTCACTGTCCAGAAGTCACATGACAGGAGGAGGATGATGGTGACCATGCAGGCGATGAAGCTGTTGCTGAGCAGCTCACACAGCAGGTAGATGAGAATTGCACTTACCCGGAAAAACAGGTGGAAGAATGAGGCTACGGGGTGCCTACAGGGACAAAACACATTCAGTGTTTGACCCTCAAAATTAAGACATACTTACAGTCATGTACGAGCTATACTGCTCAACACACATGACTTGTAGGCAAC
The genomic region above belongs to Brachyhypopomus gauderio isolate BG-103 chromosome 3, BGAUD_0.2, whole genome shotgun sequence and contains:
- the tvp23b gene encoding Golgi apparatus membrane protein TVP23 homolog B; this encodes MLREDSNDDEVSLFDAEEDSARNSRKSKIKHPVASFFHLFFRVSAILIYLLCELLSNSFIACMVTIILLLSCDFWTVKNITGRLLVGLRWWNQVDDDGNSHWVFESRKGSVKQLPSSLPSDSEARIFWLGLIICPVLWVILTFSALLSLKIKWLAVVIMAVVLQGANLYGYVRCKVGTRTNLKNMATNYFGKQFFKQAMSKQEGS